A segment of the Bacteroidota bacterium genome:
GTTCTTATGCCGGTTGTATTTCCTGGTTTAAGAATTGCAGTGCCAATGCATCTGCGCATTATGTGATTCGCAGTTCCGACGGACAAGTCACACAAATGGTGTTAGAGGCGGATAAAGCCTGGCATGTGGGCTCTGAGAATCCATACACTTTGGGAATCGAACACGAAGGTTATGTGAGCAGTATTTCCTGGTTTACTACAGCAATGTATAACTCCTCTTCAGCTTTAGTGAGAGACATGTGTACGAGCAACTCTATTAATCCATTACGTTGCTATTTTGGTCCAAGTTGCTCCGGCACCACCTCTCAATGCTTACAAGGTTCTTGCGTAAAAATTAAAGGGCATCAAATGTACCCTAACCAAACACACACTGATCCGGGACCAAACTGGGACTGGGAACGTTTTTACAAATTGCTTAACAATACATATACCGTAACAACGTATACTGCATCTTCCGGAAACTTTTATGATTCGGGCGGAGCGAGTGCTAATTACACTAATGACGAAAGAAAATTGTGGCTCTTCACTAAACCCGGCGCTACCAACATCACTTTAAACTTTACATCGTTTAATACTGAAAAGAATTACGATTATCTCTTTATTTACGACGGAGGTAATGTAAACTCTCCTCTCATTGGAAAATATTCAGGAACGGTTAGTCCGGGTCCTATTACTTCTACTAACGATAGTTTATTGGTAGAGTTCAGAAGTGATTGCGCTACTTTAGCACCGGGATGGGTTGCCAGTTATACAACTAACGTAGTGGTGACCTCCGCACCGGATGTAATCGCACCAACAACTTCTGTAGCTACATTAGGCGCGTGGAAAACCACCACCTTTAGTGCTACATTCACGGATTTAGATAATACCGGAGGTTCAGGCGTAGAAAAAGGTTACTATCAGGTAATTGATTTTAATGGCACCGAATGGCGCGCCAATTATACACGTGGTTTCTTCGCCGATAATTTTGATAATGCCATTCATCCTGAGTGGACACAAAAAGCAGGAACATGGGGCATCAGCAATAATTCACTCGAACAAAGTGACGAAACAAGTACAGCCGCAGGAAACACAAACATTTACGCTTCCTTAACGCAAAATTTATCCAATCGCTATTTATACCACTTCCTAGCTAAAATAGAAGGAACAGGAACAAACCGCCGCGCGGGATTGCATTTCTTCTGTGATAATGCCGACAGTACCAACCGCAACAACTCTTATTTTGTTTGGTTCAGATTAGACGATCAAAAAATTCAAATCTATAAAGTAGTGAACAATAATTTTGGTTTACCAAAAATTGATCAGGCACTTGCTTTTAACGCGGCGCAGTGGTACGACATTAAAGTAATTTACGACCGCATCACAGGGAAAATTTCCGTTTACATGAATAACGCTTTAGTTGCCACATGGACCGACCCATCGCCATACGCCAATGGAAATTTCATTTCATTCAGAAGCGGCAACAGTAAATTCAGTATTGATGAAATAAAAGTATACCGTTCTCGTGCAGCAACTACAAACGTAAGTGTTGGTCCGGGTAACGCGAATGATATCCGTTATCAGAATCCAAGTCCAACTCAATTCAGTGCCAAAGTAAAATCCATTTGCCAGGATTCGGCAGGAAACCTTTCTCCGATTTACTATCACGATTTAAATATTGACTGGACACCACCATCCAACATCACTTTTGTAAATGACGGAAGCGGAACGGATATTTCTACAGCATGTACTAAAGACTCCTTACTCGCTAATTGGAGCGCAAGTGCCGATACC
Coding sequences within it:
- a CDS encoding N-acetylmuramoyl-L-alanine amidase produces the protein MKKLLLFVFTALFLVTNANSLIVENPYANSFKKAYALYPSVPKGVLEAVAWTQTRFTHLSNEENSCIGIPQAFSVMGLTEDGKDYFRSNLSFVAQLSGFTEKDIKQNAETSIIAYAAAFNKLQSLHANFSSNPADYKKILVELSELPVVNNLTNDFVMNSHLYQLFWFLNKGEFQDAYNFPDYHLNLEEIFGDNYSVLSSSSLKVSSSSVSTPSGQQYKSGLLTLASPDYPSAIWNPTTCNFSSRSGTQISAVTIHFVQGSYAGCISWFKNCSANASAHYVIRSSDGQVTQMVLEADKAWHVGSENPYTLGIEHEGYVSSISWFTTAMYNSSSALVRDMCTSNSINPLRCYFGPSCSGTTSQCLQGSCVKIKGHQMYPNQTHTDPGPNWDWERFYKLLNNTYTVTTYTASSGNFYDSGGASANYTNDERKLWLFTKPGATNITLNFTSFNTEKNYDYLFIYDGGNVNSPLIGKYSGTVSPGPITSTNDSLLVEFRSDCATLAPGWVASYTTNVVVTSAPDVIAPTTSVATLGAWKTTTFSATFTDLDNTGGSGVEKGYYQVIDFNGTEWRANYTRGFFADNFDNAIHPEWTQKAGTWGISNNSLEQSDETSTAAGNTNIYASLTQNLSNRYLYHFLAKIEGTGTNRRAGLHFFCDNADSTNRNNSYFVWFRLDDQKIQIYKVVNNNFGLPKIDQALAFNAAQWYDIKVIYDRITGKISVYMNNALVATWTDPSPYANGNFISFRSGNSKFSIDEIKVYRSRAATTNVSVGPGNANDIRYQNPSPTQFSAKVKSICQDSAGNLSPIYYHDLNIDWTPPSNITFVNDGSGTDISTACTKDSLLANWSASADTNSSVTFYSYSIGTSAGATDVLNWTNNWASTSTSSQSLSLTHNTTYYFNVRAENGAGLLSNVFSSNGQKVDTTCIGIGVQENFNVLNVSVFPNPFTNTLQIDASGLENTEILAEVFDVTGREVLKYMLRGKTADNKLSINTSQLQQGVYTLKLSAGQKSQTFKLLKQ